The proteins below come from a single Salinilacihabitans rarus genomic window:
- the otsB gene encoding trehalose-phosphatase, which produces MTETRPDPVDERLPRLRAALRDADELLVCLDFDGTLAPIVADPDDAATTPATGAALRTLDATPDVTTAVVTGRSLADVRWRVDPPDVYAGNHGLELAREAAGSVAVHPVARKRASRVEKVCAALGLALDPIPGCRVENKRLTGTVHLRSVPRAARPAARRLTRRVLDRLDDDSLSLSAGKAILEVRPDVPWGKGDAVDLLASSHPGDPLVAYVGDDVTDESAFRAVEPEGIGVHVGDGPSVASCRVDSPAAVASLLHWIASVFAADEPVGEGAVVPASLR; this is translated from the coding sequence ATGACGGAGACCCGCCCCGACCCCGTCGACGAGCGTCTGCCGCGGTTGCGCGCGGCGCTTCGCGACGCCGACGAACTGCTGGTCTGTCTCGACTTCGACGGGACGCTCGCGCCCATCGTCGCGGACCCCGACGACGCGGCGACGACGCCCGCGACCGGGGCGGCCCTCCGGACGCTGGACGCGACGCCGGACGTCACGACGGCGGTCGTCACCGGCCGGAGTCTGGCCGACGTCCGCTGGCGCGTCGACCCGCCGGACGTGTACGCCGGCAACCACGGCCTCGAACTCGCGCGGGAGGCCGCCGGATCGGTCGCGGTCCACCCCGTCGCGAGAAAGCGCGCCTCGCGCGTCGAGAAGGTCTGTGCGGCGCTGGGGCTCGCGCTGGACCCGATCCCGGGCTGCCGGGTCGAGAACAAGCGCCTGACCGGGACGGTCCACCTGCGGTCGGTCCCCCGGGCGGCGCGCCCGGCGGCCCGACGGCTGACCCGGCGCGTGCTCGACCGACTGGACGACGACTCGCTGTCGCTGTCGGCCGGGAAGGCGATCCTCGAAGTTCGCCCCGACGTACCGTGGGGGAAGGGGGACGCGGTCGACCTGCTCGCGTCCTCGCACCCGGGCGACCCGCTCGTGGCGTACGTCGGCGACGACGTCACCGACGAGTCGGCGTTCCGGGCCGTCGAACCGGAGGGGATCGGCGTCCACGTCGGCGACGGCCCGTCGGTCGCCTCCTGCCGGGTCGACTCGCCGGCCGCGGTCGCCTCGCTGTTGCACTGGATCGCGAGCGTCTTCGCCGCCGACGAACCGGTCGGCGAGGGCGCCGTCGTGCCCGCGAGTCTGCGGTGA
- a CDS encoding winged helix-turn-helix domain-containing protein, which translates to MKLRQPTDFLILESLEDKGRNVATNLAAHTGKSRKNINTRLPVLEDYGLVRKIGPAERSGLYEITSLGKAALVYRDQYDEVDDFEALIEGPNAGGAENGDAQANFARGEDESSDEE; encoded by the coding sequence GTGAAACTCCGTCAACCGACTGACTTCCTCATCCTCGAATCCCTCGAGGACAAGGGGCGAAACGTAGCGACGAACCTCGCAGCCCACACGGGCAAGAGCCGAAAGAACATCAACACGCGCCTGCCGGTGCTCGAGGACTACGGCCTCGTGCGCAAGATCGGGCCGGCCGAGCGCTCGGGCCTCTACGAGATCACCTCGCTCGGAAAGGCCGCGCTGGTCTACCGCGACCAGTACGACGAGGTCGACGACTTCGAGGCGCTCATCGAGGGGCCAAACGCCGGCGGAGCCGAGAACGGCGACGCGCAGGCGAATTTCGCCCGCGGCGAGGACGAATCGTCCGACGAGGAGTAA
- a CDS encoding peptidase M10A and M12B matrixin and adamalysin: MKRRTLLGAAGTLASLGTLGYATRDPVDRLEIRYWLSERAATYDSVAARVGEYLRLAFDLAAPSLDLSYGGVVDVSTEDGAAVTRGGEWPARVAAGVAGGGVRPASDVNLLVTDGQISTAPTGYGVPHVASVGGARHVDALDPADPERIVLPYDDPNRAIQVLVHEVGHALGLRHGHGVAYRRDGAVVATPMLSAYAWDPDYERDRSTCGDVYPPLDGERALSLEFSACARRHLERYSGGLTP, from the coding sequence GTGAAGCGACGGACGCTGCTCGGGGCGGCGGGGACGCTGGCGTCGCTCGGGACGCTCGGGTACGCGACCCGCGACCCGGTCGACCGCCTCGAGATACGGTACTGGCTCTCCGAGCGCGCGGCGACCTACGACTCCGTCGCCGCCCGGGTCGGCGAGTACCTCCGACTGGCGTTCGACCTCGCGGCGCCGTCGCTCGACCTCTCCTACGGCGGCGTCGTCGACGTCTCGACCGAGGACGGCGCCGCGGTGACCCGCGGGGGCGAGTGGCCGGCCCGGGTCGCCGCGGGCGTCGCGGGCGGGGGCGTCCGTCCCGCGAGCGACGTCAACCTGCTCGTGACCGACGGCCAGATCTCCACCGCCCCGACGGGGTACGGGGTGCCCCACGTCGCCTCCGTCGGGGGCGCGCGCCACGTCGACGCCCTCGACCCGGCCGACCCGGAGCGGATCGTCCTCCCGTACGACGACCCGAACAGGGCGATCCAGGTGCTCGTCCACGAGGTCGGCCACGCCCTCGGCCTCCGGCACGGCCACGGCGTCGCCTACCGGCGCGACGGCGCCGTCGTCGCGACGCCGATGCTCAGCGCCTACGCGTGGGACCCCGACTACGAGCGCGACCGCTCTACCTGCGGTGACGTCTACCCGCCGCTCGACGGCGAGCGGGCGCTCTCGCTGGAATTCTCGGCCTGTGCGCGGCGGCACCTCGAACGGTACAGCGGCGGACTGACGCCGTGA
- a CDS encoding helix-turn-helix domain-containing protein, giving the protein MYEATFTVSDSSAYTQPTAGTDCRIELWCNDHSDLLYVAGSAIDPLLSRIRADIGIEDQLRGDGEAIVITSSCLKRHETTYIERYLESHNCLLLPPLWYEDGAKHCRVLALDSRSLTDLYRDLVADGFEIDVRTKREVGAPSHSSPLLTLDDVVPTLTGRQRAALSLAVERGYYDLPRGTTTRELADELGVSRRTAEDHLRRAERKLITSMVSYLY; this is encoded by the coding sequence GTGTACGAGGCCACGTTCACCGTCTCCGATTCGAGCGCCTACACCCAGCCGACCGCCGGCACGGACTGCCGGATCGAACTCTGGTGTAACGACCACTCGGACCTGCTGTACGTCGCCGGTTCGGCGATCGATCCCCTGCTCTCGCGGATCCGCGCGGACATCGGGATCGAGGATCAACTCCGCGGGGACGGGGAAGCGATCGTCATCACGAGTTCGTGTCTCAAGCGCCACGAGACGACGTACATCGAGCGGTACCTCGAGTCGCACAACTGCCTCCTCCTGCCGCCGCTGTGGTACGAGGACGGCGCGAAGCACTGTCGCGTGCTCGCGCTCGACTCGCGGAGCCTCACCGACCTCTACCGCGACCTGGTCGCCGACGGCTTCGAAATCGACGTCCGGACCAAACGCGAGGTCGGCGCGCCCTCTCACTCCTCGCCGCTTTTGACCCTCGACGACGTGGTGCCGACGCTGACGGGGCGACAGCGGGCCGCCCTCTCGCTGGCGGTCGAGCGCGGCTACTACGACCTCCCACGCGGGACCACGACGCGGGAACTGGCCGACGAACTGGGCGTCAGCCGGCGGACCGCGGAGGACCACCTCCGCCGGGCCGAACGGAAGTTGATCACGTCGATGGTCTCGTACCTGTACTGA
- the hutU gene encoding urocanate hydratase: protein MTDDRTATPGRDAPSEQWREYRGAPTGTDIECEGWRQEAALRMLNNNLDPEVAERPEDLVVYGGTGRAARSWDAYDAICGELRDLADDETLLVQSGKPVGRFTTHERAPRVLIANSNLVGKWDDWEHFHELEAKGLIMYGQMTAGSWAYIGTQGIIQGTYETLAELARQHFSGPASDARGTSEDVPSSGGDLTGRIVVTGGLGGMGGAQPLAVTMNGGVCVAAEVDEARIDRRIETGYCEEKTDDVEEAIERAAAAAGAGEPYSVGVHVNAADLLETLLDRGFVPDVITDQTAAHDALEGYYPSGYTVDEADRLREEEPDRYLEESLDTMERHVDAILELQERGAIAFEYGNNIRGQVKERRGMDEAFDFPGFVPAYIRPQFCRGRGPFRWVALSGNPEDIYRTDEAVLELFPEKESLRRWIELARERVQFQGLPSRVCWLGYETDDEGLTERARFALRINDLVREGEIEAPIVVTRDHLDAGSVASPNRETEAMKDGSDAVADWPILNALLNCAAGADIVSVHDGGGVGIGNALHANNHVVLDGTELAAEKATAVFTTDPGTGVIRHADAGYEEAIEEARESGVRVPMADREVEE from the coding sequence ATGACCGACGACCGAACCGCGACGCCCGGACGCGACGCGCCGAGCGAGCAGTGGCGCGAGTACCGGGGAGCGCCGACCGGAACGGACATCGAGTGCGAGGGGTGGCGCCAGGAGGCGGCGCTCCGGATGCTGAACAACAACCTCGACCCCGAGGTCGCCGAGAGGCCCGAGGACCTCGTCGTCTACGGCGGGACGGGCCGGGCGGCGCGCTCGTGGGACGCCTACGACGCGATCTGCGGCGAACTTCGGGACCTCGCGGACGACGAGACGCTGCTCGTCCAGAGCGGCAAGCCCGTCGGCCGCTTTACCACCCACGAGCGCGCCCCGCGCGTGCTGATCGCGAACTCGAACCTCGTGGGCAAGTGGGACGACTGGGAGCACTTCCACGAACTCGAAGCGAAAGGGCTGATCATGTACGGCCAGATGACCGCCGGGTCGTGGGCGTACATCGGCACCCAGGGGATCATCCAGGGGACCTACGAGACGCTCGCGGAACTCGCGCGCCAGCACTTCTCCGGTCCCGCGAGCGACGCGAGGGGGACCTCGGAGGACGTTCCGTCCTCCGGTGGCGACCTGACGGGACGGATCGTCGTCACCGGCGGCCTCGGCGGCATGGGCGGCGCCCAGCCCCTCGCGGTCACGATGAACGGCGGCGTCTGCGTCGCCGCCGAAGTCGACGAGGCGCGGATCGACCGGCGCATCGAGACGGGCTACTGCGAGGAGAAGACCGACGACGTCGAGGAGGCGATCGAACGCGCCGCGGCGGCCGCCGGGGCGGGCGAACCGTACTCGGTCGGCGTCCACGTCAACGCCGCCGACCTGCTCGAGACGCTGCTCGACCGCGGGTTCGTCCCCGACGTGATCACCGACCAGACCGCCGCCCACGACGCCCTCGAAGGCTACTACCCGTCCGGCTACACCGTCGACGAGGCCGACCGCCTGCGCGAGGAAGAGCCCGACCGCTACCTCGAAGAGAGCCTCGACACGATGGAACGGCACGTCGACGCGATCCTCGAACTGCAAGAACGGGGCGCGATCGCCTTCGAGTACGGCAACAACATCCGCGGGCAGGTAAAAGAGCGCCGCGGGATGGACGAGGCCTTCGACTTCCCCGGGTTCGTCCCGGCGTACATCCGCCCGCAGTTCTGCCGCGGACGCGGGCCGTTCCGGTGGGTCGCCCTCTCCGGGAACCCCGAGGACATCTACCGGACCGACGAGGCGGTCCTCGAACTGTTCCCGGAGAAGGAGTCGCTGCGGCGCTGGATCGAACTCGCCCGGGAACGGGTCCAGTTTCAGGGCCTGCCCAGCCGGGTCTGCTGGCTCGGCTACGAGACCGACGACGAGGGGCTGACCGAGCGCGCCCGCTTTGCCCTGCGGATCAACGACCTCGTCCGTGAGGGCGAAATCGAGGCGCCGATCGTCGTCACCCGCGACCACCTCGACGCGGGGTCGGTCGCCAGCCCGAACCGCGAGACGGAGGCGATGAAAGACGGCTCGGACGCGGTCGCCGACTGGCCGATCCTCAACGCCTTGCTCAACTGCGCGGCGGGCGCGGACATCGTCTCGGTCCACGACGGCGGCGGCGTCGGCATCGGCAACGCGCTCCACGCGAACAACCACGTCGTCCTCGACGGCACCGAACTGGCCGCCGAGAAGGCGACGGCGGTGTTCACGACCGACCCCGGGACGGGCGTGATCCGCCACGCCGACGCGGGCTACGAGGAGGCCATCGAGGAGGCCCGCGAGTCCGGCGTCCGCGTGCCGATGGCCGACCGGGAGGTGGAGGAGTGA
- the hutG gene encoding formimidoylglutamase: MTAFAEPPRWERPSSDPNDETFGDVVAAATLETAAAYDAVLVGEPYDGAVIGRRGAREGPAAIREALAGTKTHHFDAGPVAAVGDLGDVALLASDADGESSASVADLQRRLRETTAAVHDADALPVFLGGDNSLTYANVAPLLERGTVGVVNLDAHLDVREVREDATSGTPYRQLLDDGLAAYACVGARHFETSEAYHGFVRDRGGEVVTAEEVGADPVEAARLALDAMDDAESVYVSLDCDVLDASAAPGVSAPTPGGVSTRELYRLLRVLAGDDRLAGFEVVECAPPLDRDGLTVDAAARAVAHVLAGATGVSR, translated from the coding sequence GTGACCGCCTTCGCGGAGCCGCCGCGCTGGGAGCGCCCGTCGAGCGACCCGAACGACGAGACGTTCGGCGACGTCGTCGCGGCGGCGACGCTCGAAACGGCCGCCGCGTACGACGCCGTCCTCGTCGGCGAACCCTACGACGGCGCGGTGATCGGCCGTCGCGGCGCGCGCGAGGGGCCGGCCGCGATCCGCGAGGCGCTCGCGGGGACGAAGACCCACCACTTCGACGCCGGGCCGGTCGCGGCCGTCGGCGACCTCGGCGACGTCGCGCTCCTCGCTTCCGACGCCGACGGGGAGTCGTCCGCCTCGGTCGCGGACCTCCAGCGGCGGCTCCGGGAGACGACCGCCGCGGTCCACGACGCCGACGCCCTCCCCGTCTTCCTCGGCGGCGACAACTCCCTGACCTACGCGAACGTCGCCCCGCTGCTCGAACGGGGTACCGTCGGCGTCGTCAACCTCGACGCCCACCTCGACGTCCGCGAGGTCCGCGAGGACGCCACGAGCGGAACGCCGTACCGCCAGCTCCTCGACGACGGCCTCGCGGCCTACGCCTGCGTCGGCGCGCGCCACTTCGAGACCTCGGAGGCGTACCACGGGTTCGTCCGCGACCGGGGCGGCGAAGTCGTCACCGCCGAGGAGGTCGGCGCGGACCCGGTCGAGGCGGCCCGACTCGCGCTCGACGCGATGGACGACGCCGAGTCGGTCTACGTCAGCCTCGACTGCGACGTGCTGGACGCGAGCGCCGCGCCGGGGGTCAGCGCCCCGACGCCGGGCGGGGTCTCCACGCGGGAACTGTACCGGCTCCTGCGGGTGCTCGCGGGCGACGACCGACTCGCCGGCTTCGAGGTCGTCGAGTGTGCCCCGCCGCTGGACCGCGACGGACTGACGGTCGACGCGGCCGCCCGCGCGGTCGCGCACGTCCTCGCGGGCGCGACGGGGGTGAGCCGATGA
- the hutI gene encoding imidazolonepropionase — MSDAGGGGTTVVHGAAELVVGPRDGTPGDGRPLDVVEDGAFAAVDGEVVAVGPTAAVTREYPPENADAAVDASGRAVVPGFVDPHTHAVFAGDRSDEFAAKLRGKSYREILAEGGGILRTVRATRAASDDALVENLRGRLDAMLARGTTTVEVKSGYGLETETELRLLDAIDRANDEHPVDVVATFLGAHAVPEGRDPDDYVDEVVEEQLPAVADRGVAEFCDAFCEEGAFDVAQSRRVLEAGRERGLAPKVHAEELSHLGGTKLAAEVGATSADHLLYATDEDVAALVEAGTVPVLLPGTAFGLGADYADARAFLDAGASPALATDFNPNCHSLDMGFVQTLACVEMGLTPAESLRSATRNAALALGRDDGTGTLRPGAPADALVLDAPSYAHVAYRFDTSAVETVLKGGRPVVEGGEVLA; from the coding sequence ATGAGCGACGCGGGCGGCGGCGGGACGACCGTCGTCCACGGCGCCGCGGAACTGGTCGTCGGCCCCCGCGACGGGACGCCGGGCGACGGACGCCCGCTCGACGTGGTCGAGGACGGCGCGTTCGCCGCCGTCGACGGCGAGGTGGTCGCCGTCGGACCGACCGCGGCAGTGACCCGCGAGTACCCGCCGGAGAACGCCGACGCGGCCGTCGACGCGAGCGGCCGGGCCGTCGTCCCCGGCTTCGTCGACCCGCACACCCACGCCGTCTTCGCGGGCGACCGCTCGGACGAGTTCGCGGCCAAGTTGCGGGGGAAAAGCTACCGGGAGATCCTCGCCGAGGGCGGCGGCATCCTCCGGACGGTGCGCGCGACGCGGGCGGCAAGCGACGACGCGCTGGTCGAGAACCTGCGCGGGCGCCTCGACGCGATGCTCGCCCGCGGGACGACCACGGTCGAGGTGAAGTCGGGCTACGGCCTCGAGACGGAGACGGAGTTGCGCCTGCTCGACGCCATCGACCGCGCGAACGACGAGCACCCGGTCGACGTCGTGGCGACGTTCCTCGGGGCACACGCGGTACCGGAGGGCCGCGACCCGGACGACTACGTCGACGAGGTCGTCGAGGAACAGCTACCGGCCGTGGCCGACCGAGGGGTCGCCGAGTTCTGCGACGCCTTCTGCGAGGAGGGGGCCTTCGACGTCGCCCAGTCCCGGCGGGTGCTCGAAGCCGGCCGCGAGCGCGGCCTCGCGCCGAAGGTCCACGCCGAGGAACTCTCGCACCTCGGCGGGACGAAACTCGCCGCCGAGGTGGGCGCGACGAGCGCGGACCACCTCCTGTACGCCACCGACGAGGACGTCGCGGCGCTGGTCGAGGCGGGGACGGTCCCCGTGTTACTGCCCGGTACCGCCTTCGGCCTCGGCGCCGACTACGCCGACGCGCGGGCGTTCCTCGACGCGGGCGCCTCGCCGGCGCTCGCGACGGACTTCAACCCCAACTGCCACTCGCTCGATATGGGCTTCGTCCAGACGCTCGCCTGCGTCGAGATGGGGCTGACGCCGGCGGAGTCGCTGCGCTCGGCGACGCGAAACGCCGCGCTCGCGCTCGGCCGCGACGACGGCACCGGGACGCTGCGACCGGGCGCGCCCGCCGACGCGCTCGTGCTCGACGCGCCCTCGTACGCCCACGTCGCCTACCGGTTCGACACGTCGGCCGTGGAGACGGTCCTCAAGGGCGGGCGACCGGTCGTCGAGGGCGGGGAGGTGCTCGCGTGA